In one window of Frigoriglobus tundricola DNA:
- a CDS encoding sigma-70 family RNA polymerase sigma factor: MNGPTDTGDRPLARYRDYLRVLARLHLSTRLRVKVDASDVVQHAILHAHANRGQFRGGTEAEWLAWLRAILANTLAGVVREFETAARDLNRERSLEAELELSSTRLERVLATDQSSPSEGAIRGEELLRLATALGRLPDDQRRVVELHHLKGLTVAEVAAEIGRTRPAVVGLLFRGLKRLRELLAETAESAA; the protein is encoded by the coding sequence GTGAACGGACCCACCGACACCGGCGACCGGCCGCTGGCGCGATACCGCGACTACCTTCGCGTCCTCGCGCGCCTTCATCTGAGTACCCGCTTGCGGGTCAAGGTCGATGCCTCCGACGTCGTTCAGCACGCGATCCTGCACGCCCACGCGAACCGCGGACAGTTTCGCGGCGGAACCGAGGCCGAGTGGCTCGCGTGGCTCCGCGCGATTCTGGCGAACACGCTCGCGGGCGTGGTCCGGGAATTCGAAACCGCGGCCCGCGACCTGAACCGGGAGCGGTCTCTGGAGGCCGAACTGGAGCTGTCTTCGACCCGACTGGAGCGCGTCCTCGCAACCGATCAGTCCTCCCCGAGTGAGGGGGCGATTCGGGGCGAAGAGCTGCTCCGACTGGCCACCGCTCTGGGCCGGCTGCCGGACGACCAGCGCCGGGTCGTGGAACTGCACCATCTCAAGGGGCTCACGGTTGCCGAAGTGGCGGCAGAAATCGGTCGCACGCGTCCCGCGGTGGTGGGGTTGCTGTTCCGCGGTCTGAAGAGGCTCCGCGAACTTCTGGCCGAAACCGCGGAGAGCGCCGCATGA
- a CDS encoding serine/threonine-protein kinase: MTPVPSDRDDRLNEVLLAYLEACESGREPDRAGLLTAHPDLRDDLAAFFAGRDEIERLAGPVRDHSRHTGEGMSQNWAAPDGELGRLGDFRLVREVGRGGMGVVYEAEQLSLRRRVALKVLPFASAIDPRRLQRFKNEATAAAHLRHEHIVPVYAVGCERGVHYYAMQFVDGQSLAALVAELRRPPAGPSAQSTVPVARLSTERTGGGPAHFVWVAGLGQQAARALEHAHQAGIVHRDIKPGNLLLDPGERLWVADFGLAQVAGDSGLTVTGELLGTLRYASPEQALGRRGVVDHRSDVYSLGATLYELLTLRPPFDGRDRNELLRQIADHDPPAPRAINPAVPAALETIVLKALRKDPADRYPTALEFADDLQRFVEHKPIRARCPGFSERFRSWARRHPAAILVCAAVLLLVTAGSVFSAALVGAEQERTRVEQHRAEEAYQRERLRAEEAEARFVLARRAVDELFRVSEEELADRPGMEMLRTRVLRSALAYYQEFLVERRDDPGARAELLETTQHVEKILADLAVLRAATHFYLLCQPVVLDDLQLTARQRPLMSDLTTRVGKEWVESFRDIGLVSPAERGRRAVAQARINEAELHALLTPEQQVRLRQIGLQSEGPGAFRDPAVAAKLALTPVQRERIRVIEDDAAYGWMRGTPTEANGRSATDPQVYNPVQFTQSS; encoded by the coding sequence ATGACCCCCGTTCCGAGCGACCGCGACGACCGGCTCAACGAAGTGCTGCTCGCCTACCTGGAAGCGTGCGAGAGCGGGCGCGAACCGGACCGCGCCGGACTCCTCACCGCGCACCCGGACCTTCGGGACGACCTCGCGGCGTTCTTTGCCGGACGCGACGAAATTGAGCGCCTCGCCGGTCCCGTGCGGGACCACAGCCGGCACACGGGCGAGGGGATGTCACAGAACTGGGCGGCCCCGGACGGCGAACTCGGCCGACTCGGCGACTTCCGACTCGTCCGCGAGGTCGGGCGCGGCGGGATGGGCGTGGTGTACGAAGCCGAGCAGCTCTCGCTGCGCCGCCGGGTGGCCCTCAAGGTGCTACCGTTCGCCTCGGCCATCGACCCGCGCCGGCTCCAGCGGTTCAAGAACGAGGCGACCGCCGCGGCCCATCTCCGGCACGAACACATCGTGCCCGTGTACGCCGTCGGGTGCGAGCGTGGGGTCCATTACTACGCGATGCAGTTCGTTGACGGGCAGAGCCTCGCCGCGCTCGTCGCGGAACTCCGCCGGCCGCCGGCTGGACCATCGGCACAAAGCACCGTCCCGGTCGCGCGGCTCTCGACGGAACGCACGGGTGGCGGACCGGCGCATTTCGTCTGGGTAGCCGGGCTGGGACAGCAAGCGGCGCGGGCGCTCGAACACGCCCATCAGGCCGGAATCGTTCACCGCGACATCAAGCCCGGCAACCTGCTCCTCGACCCGGGCGAGCGGCTCTGGGTCGCGGACTTCGGGCTCGCCCAGGTGGCGGGGGACTCCGGTCTGACCGTGACGGGAGAGCTTCTGGGTACGCTCCGGTACGCCAGCCCGGAACAGGCGCTCGGCCGGCGCGGGGTGGTGGACCACCGGAGCGACGTGTATTCGCTCGGAGCGACGCTGTACGAACTCCTCACCCTCCGCCCCCCGTTCGACGGCCGCGACCGGAACGAGTTACTTCGGCAGATCGCCGACCACGACCCGCCCGCGCCGCGGGCGATCAACCCCGCCGTCCCCGCGGCGCTGGAAACGATCGTCCTGAAGGCGCTCCGCAAGGACCCGGCCGACCGCTACCCAACGGCCCTGGAGTTCGCCGACGACCTCCAGCGGTTCGTTGAGCACAAACCGATCCGGGCGCGCTGCCCGGGCTTCTCGGAGCGCTTCCGGAGCTGGGCGCGCCGGCACCCGGCCGCGATTCTGGTGTGCGCCGCGGTCCTTCTTCTTGTTACGGCCGGTTCGGTGTTCAGTGCCGCACTGGTCGGTGCGGAGCAGGAGCGCACGCGGGTCGAACAGCACCGGGCCGAAGAGGCGTACCAGCGCGAGCGCCTGCGGGCCGAGGAGGCCGAGGCCCGGTTCGTGCTGGCCCGCCGGGCGGTCGACGAGCTGTTCCGCGTCAGCGAAGAAGAACTGGCCGACCGGCCCGGAATGGAGATGCTCCGCACGCGGGTGCTGCGGTCGGCGCTCGCCTACTATCAGGAGTTCCTCGTCGAGCGCCGAGACGACCCCGGCGCGCGGGCCGAACTGCTCGAAACGACACAACACGTCGAGAAGATCCTGGCCGACCTCGCGGTGCTGCGGGCCGCGACCCACTTCTACCTTCTGTGCCAGCCGGTCGTTCTCGACGACCTGCAACTGACCGCGCGGCAGCGCCCGCTTATGAGCGACCTGACCACGCGGGTGGGCAAGGAGTGGGTGGAATCGTTTCGCGACATCGGCCTCGTGTCGCCCGCCGAGCGCGGGCGGCGCGCGGTCGCACAGGCGCGGATCAACGAGGCGGAACTCCACGCGCTTCTCACCCCCGAACAACAGGTCCGGCTCCGACAGATCGGGTTGCAGTCCGAAGGCCCCGGCGCGTTCCGCGACCCCGCGGTAGCGGCGAAACTCGCGCTCACCCCCGTGCAGCGCGAGCGGATTCGCGTCATCGAGGACGACGCGGCCTACGGCTGGATGCGCGGAACCCCAACTGAAGCGAACGGGCGGTCCGCTACTGACCCGCAGGTTTACAACCCTGTACAATTCACCCAATCATCATAA
- a CDS encoding winged helix-turn-helix domain-containing protein, which yields MRPKGTAAELEARRRLAVQRVADGWSRAEVAAFLGVHRETVAEWVRAHKADGDPALAAKPHPGRPPFLTPEQEKQVLGWLAEAPTKHGFRTDLWTAKRVAQLILQKLEVKFHPHYLREWLTKRNYTPQKPARRAKQRNPEAIAGWLQKDWPRIKKKSGARTPTSS from the coding sequence ATGAGACCTAAAGGTACTGCGGCTGAGTTGGAAGCCCGTCGTCGCTTGGCCGTGCAGCGGGTGGCGGACGGGTGGTCCCGTGCCGAGGTGGCCGCGTTCCTCGGCGTCCACCGGGAAACGGTGGCCGAGTGGGTGCGGGCCCACAAGGCCGATGGGGACCCGGCTCTGGCGGCCAAACCACACCCGGGCCGCCCCCCGTTCCTGACCCCCGAGCAGGAAAAGCAGGTGCTCGGGTGGCTGGCCGAGGCGCCTACGAAGCACGGGTTCCGGACCGACCTGTGGACGGCCAAGCGGGTGGCCCAACTGATCCTCCAGAAGTTGGAGGTGAAATTCCACCCGCACTACCTGCGGGAATGGTTGACGAAGCGCAACTACACGCCCCAGAAGCCGGCCCGGCGGGCCAAGCAGCGGAACCCCGAAGCCATCGCGGGGTGGCTCCAGAAGGACTGGCCGCGGATCAAAAAAAAGTCCGGCGCCAGAACGCCCACCTCGTCTTGA